The following are encoded in a window of Gossypium raimondii isolate GPD5lz chromosome 13, ASM2569854v1, whole genome shotgun sequence genomic DNA:
- the LOC105783906 gene encoding uncharacterized protein LOC105783906, whose translation MEQNQGKKFVCKFCNKGYPCGKSLGGHIRTHMNTENLGEAEEKAEISTNNKQLLCSRNIKRAAEAEAGGGQSATYDIRENPKKSKRFSDLGNGSVLKEMICKECGKGFQSLKALCGHIACHSDKERVFQKLEDHWGNTEKQKLVVDSQSDTEISTPSRRRRSKRIRCKTGGVYSNNSVSLANGSSSVSEIEEQEQEEVAMCLMMLSRDSGCKKGLNSVADSSDNNSVVLEAKSSSIDLRITVKNANNGGELLKMQKQGVIKLKSAESGPCSENSDSGYFRNGPKKVEPDVSSNGVTNNVECKKLKVKSRSGFEDFDATLGKNRSKFKYVKTEFPKDLVSEVGDNQDDRALTKFGLRSGKNDYSSSPKGTKLESIDDRGEDSLANGSFHAPMAATKLSNGSAEKRLGSKKNKGHVCPFCFRVFKSGQALGGHKRSHFAGGSEDTTLVIKRDSPDMPLPALIDLNLPAPLEEDAMENSGFIPW comes from the coding sequence atggagCAAAATCAAGGAAAGAAGTTTGTTTGCAAGTTTTGCAACAAAGGGTATCCATGTGGGAAGTCCTTAGGAGGTCACATAAGGACTCACATGAATACTGAGAATCTTGGTGAAGCAGAGGAAAAGGCTGAAATCTCCACAAACAACAAGCAGCTTCTCTGTTCTAGGAACATAAAGAGAGCTGCTGAGGCTGAAGCTGGTGGTGGCCAATCTGCAACTTATGATATAAGGGAGAACCCCAAGAAAAGCAAGAGATTTTCTGATTTAGGCAATGGTTCTGTACTCAAAGAGATGATTTGTAAAGAATGTGGTAAGGGTTTCCAATCATTGAAAGCTCTTTGTGGTCACATTGCTTGTCACTCAGACAAAGAAAGGGTCTTTCAGAAACTTGAGGATCATTGGGGTAACACTGAGAAACAGAAGCTGGTAGTGGATAGTCAATCAGATACTGAAATATCAACTCCAAGTAGGAGGAGGAGATCCAAAAGGATAAGGTGCAAAACAGGAGGTGTTTACTCTAATAATTCAGTCTCTTTGGCAAATGGTTCGTCATCTGTATCAGAGATTGAAGAGCAAGAACAGGAAGAGGTTGCTATGTGTTTAATGATGCTGTCAAGGGATTCTGGTTGTAAGAAAGGGCTGAATTCAGTTGCTGATTCTTCAGACAACAACTCTGTCGTTCTGGAGGCTAAGTCATCCTCCATAGATTTGAGGATTACTGTTAAGAATGCTAACAATGGTGGTGAGCTTTTGAAGATGCAAAAACAAGGAGTTATCAAGTTGAAATCTGCTGAGTCTGGTCCTTGTTCTGAAAATTCTGATTCTGGGTATTTTAGGAATGGGCCCAAGAAGGTGGAACCAGATGTTTCAAGCAATGGGGTTACCAACAATGTTGAATGTAAGAAACTCAAGGTAAAGTCTAGATCTGGATTTGAAGACTTTGATGCAACACTTGGTAAAAATAGGAGTAAATTCAAGTATGTGAAAACTGAATTCCCAAAGGATTTGGTTAGTGAAGTAGGGGATAATCAAGATGATAGAGCTTTGACTAAGTTTGGTTTAAGAAGTGGGAAGAATGATTATTCCAGTTCTCCAAAGGGAACCAAACTTGAGTCAATAGATGATAGAGGTGAAGACAGCTTAGCAAATGGTTCTTTTCATGCTCCAATGGCTGCTACCAAGTTGTCAAATGGCAGTGCTGAGAAAAGATTGGGgtcaaagaaaaacaaagggcATGTATGCCCTTTCTGCTTCAGGGTTTTCAAGTCAGGCCAAGCTTTAGGAGGTCACAAAAGGTCCCATTTTGCTGGGGGTTCAGAGGACACAACATTGGTCATCAAACGAGACTCACCAGATATGCCGTTACCAGCTCTTATTGACCTTAACCTTCCAGCTCCTCTTGAAGAAGATGCAATGGAGAACTCTGGGTTCATCCCATGGTAG
- the LOC105783280 gene encoding uncharacterized protein LOC105783280 isoform X3, giving the protein MGFKRPFDDEELQELPIKNPRQFGYDNKLTRFADTTPHEVEGGFHKHQWDEEFKSDALNDVAHLVDEDFETSAPLSLVTSTSSEEDISTGVTAISPVSSEYFDFDFPRRTFSPVEDDYYLLLDRSPRKQVPLGPNHQANVPSWGRHIKNIKFAQNEASKAADIDHEDIKMGTCIIPLPDSDLSANSSDKVGAGRFDCSCLDRGSLRCVQQHVTEARKLLRKSLGHEKFVKLGFYNMGEDVAYKWSEEDEEIFREVVYTNPVSLGKKFWKHLSVVFPSRSKREIVSYYFNVFILQRRAVQNRSGSLDIDSDDDELCGNQPSYKVQALEEDEDSAIESLADLEDHANHDDNNDVEDDSGDSDGDNYVGYYSSAATTEDYGINLLYKGPVTKSFDESRFDPVFQPTDKVFGTVEDFNVQEDSCMSFEFQPNMVDSHSLDDTKANLHAGGMKTEISRSLQGKLDDSSELVSNVYLLDNYDAKIWDTRYSTTSTKGIDLQPTCNIIEEIFGQDNT; this is encoded by the exons ATGGGATTTAAGCGGCCTTTTGATGATGAGGAGCTGCAGGAACTTCCTATCAAGAATCCAAGACAGTTTGGCTATGATAACAAGCTGACTCGGTTTGCTGATACTACTCCCCATG AAGTTGAGGGTGGGTTTCATAAACACCAGTGGGATGAAGAATTTAAAAGTGATGCTCTTAATGATGTTGCTCATTTGGTTGACGAGGATTTTGAGACTAGTGCTCCGTTATCTTTGGTCACTAGCACTTCTAGTGAGGAAGATATAAGCACTGGTGTAACAGCAATTTCACCTGTTTCGTCTGAATATTTTGACTTCGACTTCCCACGAAGAACATTTTCTCCTGTTGAGGATGACTATTATTTACTCTTGGATCGGTCTCCTCGAAAACAAGTTCCACTTGGGCCAAATCATCAAGCCAATGTTCCATCATGGGGTAGGCACATAAAGAATATTAAGTTTGCTCAGAATGAAGCGTCTAAAGCTGCAGATATTGACCATGAAGATATTAAGATGGGGACATGTATCATTCCATTGCCCGATTCAGATTTGTCTGCTAACAGCAGTGATAAAGTTGGTGCTGGAAGATTCGATTGTAGTTGCCTGGATAGGGGCTCTTTAAGATGTGTGCAACAGCATGTTACGGAGGCACGAAAACTACTACGAAAATCCCTTGGGCATGAAAAATTCGTGAAACTGGGGTTTTATAACATGGGAGAGGATGTAGCATATAAATGgagtgaagaagatgaagagatcTTTCGTGAGGTTGTTTACACTAATCCTGTGTCATTGGGTAAGAAGTTTTGGAAGCACTTGTCTGTGGTTTTCCCATCACGATCTAAGAGAGAGATTGTCAGCTATTATTTCAATGTCTTCATCCTTCAGAGGCGAGCTGTTCAGAACAGATCCGGTAGTCTGGACATTGACAGTGATGATGATGAGTTGTGTGGAAATCAACCGTCTTATAAAGTTCAAGCTTTAGAGGAAGATGAAGACTCTGCAATTGAGTCTCTTGCTGATCTGGAAGATCATGCAAACCATGATGACAACAATGATGTGGAAGATGATAGTGGTGACTCTGATGGTGATAATTATGTTGGATATTATAGCAGTGCTGCAACAACGGAGGATTATGGTATCAACCTTCTGTATAAAGGACCTGTTACAAAGTCATTTGATGAGAGCAGGTTCGATCCTGTTTTTCAACCAACGGACAAGGTTTTTGGAACTGTGGAGGATTTCAATGTACAAGAAGACTCATGTATGTCTTTTGAGTTTCAGCCAAACATGGTTGACTCTCATAGTCTTGACGACACAAAGGCCAATTTGCATGCTGGTGGAATGAAAACTGAGATTAGTCGGTCTTTGCAGGGTAAACTAGATGATTCTAGTGAGCTGGTGAGCAATGTGTATTTATTGGATAATTATGATGCAAAAATCTGGGACACTAGGTATTCGACAACTTCAACGAAGGGCATCGATCTCCAGCCAACATGCAACATTATTGAAGAGATTTTTGGACAAGATAACACCTGA
- the LOC105783280 gene encoding uncharacterized protein LOC105783280 isoform X2, giving the protein MGFKRPFDDEELQELPIKNPRQFGYDNKLTRFADTTPHGNSPQKPHISEVEGGFHKHQWDEEFKSDALNDVAHLVDEDFETSAPLSLVTSTSSEEDISTGVTAISPVSSEYFDFDFPRRTFSPVEDDYYLLLDRSPRKQVPLGPNHQANVPSWGRHIKNIKFAQNEASKAADIDHEDIKMGTCIIPLPDSDLSANSSDKVGAGRFDCSCLDRGSLRCVQQHVTEARKLLRKSLGHEKFVKLGFYNMGEDVAYKWSEEDEEIFREVVYTNPVSLGKKFWKHLSVVFPSRSKREIVSYYFNVFILQRRAVQNRSGSLDIDSDDDELCGNQPSYKVQALEEDEDSAIESLADLEDHANHDDNNDVEDDSGDSDGDNYVGYYSSAATTEDYGINLLYKGPVTKSFDESRFDPVFQPTDKVFGTVEDFNVQEDSCMSFEFQPNMVDSHSLDDTKANLHAGGMKTEISRSLQGKLDDSSELVSNVYLLDNYDAKIWDTRYSTTSTKGIDLQPTCNIIEEIFGQDNT; this is encoded by the exons ATGGGATTTAAGCGGCCTTTTGATGATGAGGAGCTGCAGGAACTTCCTATCAAGAATCCAAGACAGTTTGGCTATGATAACAAGCTGACTCGGTTTGCTGATACTACTCCCCATGGTAATAGTCCTCAAAAGCCTCATATTTCAG AAGTTGAGGGTGGGTTTCATAAACACCAGTGGGATGAAGAATTTAAAAGTGATGCTCTTAATGATGTTGCTCATTTGGTTGACGAGGATTTTGAGACTAGTGCTCCGTTATCTTTGGTCACTAGCACTTCTAGTGAGGAAGATATAAGCACTGGTGTAACAGCAATTTCACCTGTTTCGTCTGAATATTTTGACTTCGACTTCCCACGAAGAACATTTTCTCCTGTTGAGGATGACTATTATTTACTCTTGGATCGGTCTCCTCGAAAACAAGTTCCACTTGGGCCAAATCATCAAGCCAATGTTCCATCATGGGGTAGGCACATAAAGAATATTAAGTTTGCTCAGAATGAAGCGTCTAAAGCTGCAGATATTGACCATGAAGATATTAAGATGGGGACATGTATCATTCCATTGCCCGATTCAGATTTGTCTGCTAACAGCAGTGATAAAGTTGGTGCTGGAAGATTCGATTGTAGTTGCCTGGATAGGGGCTCTTTAAGATGTGTGCAACAGCATGTTACGGAGGCACGAAAACTACTACGAAAATCCCTTGGGCATGAAAAATTCGTGAAACTGGGGTTTTATAACATGGGAGAGGATGTAGCATATAAATGgagtgaagaagatgaagagatcTTTCGTGAGGTTGTTTACACTAATCCTGTGTCATTGGGTAAGAAGTTTTGGAAGCACTTGTCTGTGGTTTTCCCATCACGATCTAAGAGAGAGATTGTCAGCTATTATTTCAATGTCTTCATCCTTCAGAGGCGAGCTGTTCAGAACAGATCCGGTAGTCTGGACATTGACAGTGATGATGATGAGTTGTGTGGAAATCAACCGTCTTATAAAGTTCAAGCTTTAGAGGAAGATGAAGACTCTGCAATTGAGTCTCTTGCTGATCTGGAAGATCATGCAAACCATGATGACAACAATGATGTGGAAGATGATAGTGGTGACTCTGATGGTGATAATTATGTTGGATATTATAGCAGTGCTGCAACAACGGAGGATTATGGTATCAACCTTCTGTATAAAGGACCTGTTACAAAGTCATTTGATGAGAGCAGGTTCGATCCTGTTTTTCAACCAACGGACAAGGTTTTTGGAACTGTGGAGGATTTCAATGTACAAGAAGACTCATGTATGTCTTTTGAGTTTCAGCCAAACATGGTTGACTCTCATAGTCTTGACGACACAAAGGCCAATTTGCATGCTGGTGGAATGAAAACTGAGATTAGTCGGTCTTTGCAGGGTAAACTAGATGATTCTAGTGAGCTGGTGAGCAATGTGTATTTATTGGATAATTATGATGCAAAAATCTGGGACACTAGGTATTCGACAACTTCAACGAAGGGCATCGATCTCCAGCCAACATGCAACATTATTGAAGAGATTTTTGGACAAGATAACACCTGA
- the LOC105783280 gene encoding uncharacterized protein LOC105783280 isoform X1, which yields MGFKRPFDDEELQELPIKNPRQFGYDNKLTRFADTTPHGNSPQKPHISVEVEGGFHKHQWDEEFKSDALNDVAHLVDEDFETSAPLSLVTSTSSEEDISTGVTAISPVSSEYFDFDFPRRTFSPVEDDYYLLLDRSPRKQVPLGPNHQANVPSWGRHIKNIKFAQNEASKAADIDHEDIKMGTCIIPLPDSDLSANSSDKVGAGRFDCSCLDRGSLRCVQQHVTEARKLLRKSLGHEKFVKLGFYNMGEDVAYKWSEEDEEIFREVVYTNPVSLGKKFWKHLSVVFPSRSKREIVSYYFNVFILQRRAVQNRSGSLDIDSDDDELCGNQPSYKVQALEEDEDSAIESLADLEDHANHDDNNDVEDDSGDSDGDNYVGYYSSAATTEDYGINLLYKGPVTKSFDESRFDPVFQPTDKVFGTVEDFNVQEDSCMSFEFQPNMVDSHSLDDTKANLHAGGMKTEISRSLQGKLDDSSELVSNVYLLDNYDAKIWDTRYSTTSTKGIDLQPTCNIIEEIFGQDNT from the exons ATGGGATTTAAGCGGCCTTTTGATGATGAGGAGCTGCAGGAACTTCCTATCAAGAATCCAAGACAGTTTGGCTATGATAACAAGCTGACTCGGTTTGCTGATACTACTCCCCATGGTAATAGTCCTCAAAAGCCTCATATTTCAG TAGAAGTTGAGGGTGGGTTTCATAAACACCAGTGGGATGAAGAATTTAAAAGTGATGCTCTTAATGATGTTGCTCATTTGGTTGACGAGGATTTTGAGACTAGTGCTCCGTTATCTTTGGTCACTAGCACTTCTAGTGAGGAAGATATAAGCACTGGTGTAACAGCAATTTCACCTGTTTCGTCTGAATATTTTGACTTCGACTTCCCACGAAGAACATTTTCTCCTGTTGAGGATGACTATTATTTACTCTTGGATCGGTCTCCTCGAAAACAAGTTCCACTTGGGCCAAATCATCAAGCCAATGTTCCATCATGGGGTAGGCACATAAAGAATATTAAGTTTGCTCAGAATGAAGCGTCTAAAGCTGCAGATATTGACCATGAAGATATTAAGATGGGGACATGTATCATTCCATTGCCCGATTCAGATTTGTCTGCTAACAGCAGTGATAAAGTTGGTGCTGGAAGATTCGATTGTAGTTGCCTGGATAGGGGCTCTTTAAGATGTGTGCAACAGCATGTTACGGAGGCACGAAAACTACTACGAAAATCCCTTGGGCATGAAAAATTCGTGAAACTGGGGTTTTATAACATGGGAGAGGATGTAGCATATAAATGgagtgaagaagatgaagagatcTTTCGTGAGGTTGTTTACACTAATCCTGTGTCATTGGGTAAGAAGTTTTGGAAGCACTTGTCTGTGGTTTTCCCATCACGATCTAAGAGAGAGATTGTCAGCTATTATTTCAATGTCTTCATCCTTCAGAGGCGAGCTGTTCAGAACAGATCCGGTAGTCTGGACATTGACAGTGATGATGATGAGTTGTGTGGAAATCAACCGTCTTATAAAGTTCAAGCTTTAGAGGAAGATGAAGACTCTGCAATTGAGTCTCTTGCTGATCTGGAAGATCATGCAAACCATGATGACAACAATGATGTGGAAGATGATAGTGGTGACTCTGATGGTGATAATTATGTTGGATATTATAGCAGTGCTGCAACAACGGAGGATTATGGTATCAACCTTCTGTATAAAGGACCTGTTACAAAGTCATTTGATGAGAGCAGGTTCGATCCTGTTTTTCAACCAACGGACAAGGTTTTTGGAACTGTGGAGGATTTCAATGTACAAGAAGACTCATGTATGTCTTTTGAGTTTCAGCCAAACATGGTTGACTCTCATAGTCTTGACGACACAAAGGCCAATTTGCATGCTGGTGGAATGAAAACTGAGATTAGTCGGTCTTTGCAGGGTAAACTAGATGATTCTAGTGAGCTGGTGAGCAATGTGTATTTATTGGATAATTATGATGCAAAAATCTGGGACACTAGGTATTCGACAACTTCAACGAAGGGCATCGATCTCCAGCCAACATGCAACATTATTGAAGAGATTTTTGGACAAGATAACACCTGA